DNA sequence from the Edaphobacter lichenicola genome:
CGGGCGCGGACTGCGGTTTCGATGGCGGCGTCGAGATCGGCGGAGGGCATGACGATAAAGGGATCGCTGCCGCCGAGTTCGAGGACGGATTTTTTGATGAGCCAGCCGGCTTGTGCGCCGATGGCTCGGCCTGCGGTCTCGCTGCCGGTGACGGTGACTGCTGCTATGCGCTCATCGCCGAGGATGGTTTCGACTTGATGGATTTCTAGCAGGAGGCTTTGGAAGGTGCCGCGGGGAAAGCCTGCGCGGCGAATGAGGGATTCGATGGCGAGCGCGGACTGCGGGACGTTGTTGGCGTGCTTGAGGAGAGCGACGTTGCCGGCCATGAGCGCGGGTGCGAGGAAGCGGAAGACCTGCCAGAAGGGGAAGTTCCACGGCATGACGGCTAACACGATGCCGATTGGATCCCACCGCACGTAGCTGTAGTTATCTTCGGTGGGGATGGACTCCGGTGCGAGGATGCGGGCGGCGTGCTCGGCGTAGTAGCGGCAGGCGTCGGCGCATTTGAGGATCTCGAAGCGGGCGGCGTGGAGGGGCTTGCCCATCTCCTGGGTGATGAGGATGGAGAAGTCGTCGATCTCGTGTTCGAGGATCGAGGCGAGCTTGCGCATCCAGAGGGCGCGGTGTTCGAGGGGGATGAGGGAGTAGGTGCGAAAGGAGTCGGCGGCGAGAGCGATCTTCTGACGCGCGACTTCGTCGGTGAGTGGCTCGAAGCTGCGCAACAGCTTGCCAGTGGCGGGATTGATGGACTCGATGGCCATGCTGGTGCGGAGTTACTCTGACGCTAGTTTAGCAAGAACCGAGGCAAGTACCTCTACCCCGAGAGTGGTATCCGCTGGTGTGGCATATTCGTCCGGTCTGTGGCTTACACCGTTGCGGCAGGGGATGAAGATCATGGCGATGGGGGCGATGCGGGAGATGAAGAGCGAGTCGTGATAGGCGCGGCTGACCATCTTTTTGGGGGAGATGCCGTGGGCGGCGCAGACCTCTTCGAGGAGTTCGACGATGTGGGGCGAGGACTGGGCGGGGGCGTCGGCGTTGATTAGCTGCTCGGTGATGATGACGCTGCGGCGCTGGCGAAGTTCTTCGATGTCGCGACGGACGGCTTGCATAACGGACTCGCGGCGGGTTGGGTCGGTGTCGCGGATGTCGAGTTGGAGGACGACGCGGCTGGGGACGCTGTTGACTGCGCCGGGATGGACGTCGCAGGTGCCGACGGTGGCGACGGTGTCGATGGCGCGTGTGGCGAGGGTGTGTCTTTCGATGGAGAGGATGAGTTCAGCCGCGGCGCAGAGTGCGTCTTTGCGGTCGGGCATGAGGAGCGCTCCGGCGTGCCCACCGAGTCCGCTGACGGTGAAACGATAGCCTGCGGGGGCGGCGATGCTGGTGACGATGCCGAGGGGGATGCCATCGCGTTCGAGGAGCGGGCCTTGTTCGATATGGAGTTCGAGCCAGGCGTGGTAGTGGTTGGGTGCGAGCTTGACCGATGCCAGGTCGCCGGTGAAGCCTGCGGCGGTGCGAACTTGTGCGAGGGTGTGGGCTGTATCGGCTGGCTCGTTGGCTTCGCTGAGGGCGTCGGCTTGTTTGGGATCGAGGGTCCCGGAGATGAGGCGGCTGCCGAGACAACCTATGCCGAAGCGGGTGGGCTCTTCGGAGGTGAACATGACGAGTTCGATGGAGCGGCGTGGGCGGAGGCCAGTGCGTTTGAGTGCGCGCATCGCTTCGAGACCGCCGAGGACGCCGACCGTGCCGTCGTACATTCCGGCGTGAGGGATGGCGTCGGTGTGGGAGCCGGTGGCGACGGCGGGCAGGTTGGGTTCTGTGCCTGACCAGCGGATGAAGAGGTTGCCTACGGCGTCGTCGCGGACTTCGAAGCCTTCGGCGATGGCTAGTTGTTTGAGCCAGGCGCGGGCGCGGAGATCGTCTGGAGAGAAGACGACGCGGGTGACCGACGTGCCTTCGCTGACGGGCTCGGCGTTGGTGAATGTAGCGAGGGTTGCGAGTTCACTCATCAGCCGTGCTTGATCGATCTGAATCTGCTGGGTCAAAACTGCTGCCTCCTTTTGGTCGGGGTTCGCCGCCGATGCTAGACGAGTGGGTGACGGTTCCAGTCTTTGTAGATGAGGTACTTTGCGGGACGTTTGCCGAGGGCTCCGAACCACTGCGGACAGAAGGGGCCCATCCAGATGAAGTCGCCTGCGGTGACTGGATACCAGCTGTCTCCGAGGCGGTAGATGCCGCCGCCTTCGAGCATGAGCAGGCCGTGCTCCATGATGTGGACTTCGACCATGCTGAGTGCGGCGCCGGGCTGGTAGGTCATGGTGTTGACGGCGAAGTCGAAGGATGGCGAGCCGGGCAGGAGGCTGCGAACCTGGAGGTTGGGGTCGTCGTTGAGCGGGACGGAGAGAGTTTTTTCTTCGTGGCCTACGAGGACCTCTGGTAAAGAAACGGAGGCGATTGCTTCGTAGGGCTTTTCGATGATGGCGAGTCGTGTGGCTTGTCGGGCGGTGAGTGTGTGGGCTGTGTCTTCGGGGATGTAGGCGAAGCTGCCGGGGATCAGCGATTGAAACGTAGTGTCGGTTGCGAGATCGGCTGCGCCCTCGAGGGCGTAGAGGAATCGCTGGTTGGAGGTGGGTCCGAGTTTGCCGCCGGGTTCGAGCTCTGCGGTGTACTGGGTGAAAGCCGCGCCGGCAGCAGGGGAGATGTGGACGACGGCGGTGGCGAGTTCCATGCCGGGCAGCACGGTGCGGACGAAGGTGTCCGGGGTGTGGAGGAGGTGGTCGCGCTGATTGGTGCTGCGGGTGTGTCCCAGCTTATGCATGGCTGTCCTTGGTTTTATCATCGCTCAGGAGCGCGAGGAACTCCATTACGGTTGCGAGTGCGGCCTCGACGTCCTGTGGGAGCACGGCTTCGTCGGGGTGGTGGCTGAGGCCCCCGGGGCTGCGGAGGAAGAGCATAGTGGAGGGAATGATTGGGGCGAGGATCATCGCGTCGTGGCCGGCTCCACTGGTCATTCTGCGGCTGGGATAGCCGGCTTGTGCGGCGGCGCGGTGCAGCAGGGTGGTAAGGTGCGGATCGAGCGGGACGGCGGATTGCTCCATCTCGGTGCGGAGAGTGAGGGTCACACCGCGTTTGGTCGCTGCGGTCTTTGCGAT
Encoded proteins:
- a CDS encoding NAD-dependent succinate-semialdehyde dehydrogenase, with the translated sequence MAIESINPATGKLLRSFEPLTDEVARQKIALAADSFRTYSLIPLEHRALWMRKLASILEHEIDDFSILITQEMGKPLHAARFEILKCADACRYYAEHAARILAPESIPTEDNYSYVRWDPIGIVLAVMPWNFPFWQVFRFLAPALMAGNVALLKHANNVPQSALAIESLIRRAGFPRGTFQSLLLEIHQVETILGDERIAAVTVTGSETAGRAIGAQAGWLIKKSVLELGGSDPFIVMPSADLDAAIETAVRARCVNSGQSCIAAKRFLVADEVYDVFESRFVAGMEAMRVGDPMKDGTDIGPLATVRAVELLEQQVQAATKAGARILTGGERMLGTGNYFEPTVLTGVPRTSLVYREELFGPVAMLFRVQDINEAIEIANDTPFGLSASAWTRDPAEQQRFITELQCGGVFLNAMVASDPRLPFGGIKRSGYGRELSAAGMREFLNAKTVVISSATTASEPATKPYLVSTADPSPTR
- the allE gene encoding (S)-ureidoglycine aminohydrolase, whose amino-acid sequence is MHKLGHTRSTNQRDHLLHTPDTFVRTVLPGMELATAVVHISPAAGAAFTQYTAELEPGGKLGPTSNQRFLYALEGAADLATDTTFQSLIPGSFAYIPEDTAHTLTARQATRLAIIEKPYEAIASVSLPEVLVGHEEKTLSVPLNDDPNLQVRSLLPGSPSFDFAVNTMTYQPGAALSMVEVHIMEHGLLMLEGGGIYRLGDSWYPVTAGDFIWMGPFCPQWFGALGKRPAKYLIYKDWNRHPLV
- a CDS encoding M20 family metallo-hydrolase, which produces MTQQIQIDQARLMSELATLATFTNAEPVSEGTSVTRVVFSPDDLRARAWLKQLAIAEGFEVRDDAVGNLFIRWSGTEPNLPAVATGSHTDAIPHAGMYDGTVGVLGGLEAMRALKRTGLRPRRSIELVMFTSEEPTRFGIGCLGSRLISGTLDPKQADALSEANEPADTAHTLAQVRTAAGFTGDLASVKLAPNHYHAWLELHIEQGPLLERDGIPLGIVTSIAAPAGYRFTVSGLGGHAGALLMPDRKDALCAAAELILSIERHTLATRAIDTVATVGTCDVHPGAVNSVPSRVVLQLDIRDTDPTRRESVMQAVRRDIEELRQRRSVIITEQLINADAPAQSSPHIVELLEEVCAAHGISPKKMVSRAYHDSLFISRIAPIAMIFIPCRNGVSHRPDEYATPADTTLGVEVLASVLAKLASE